CCGGCCACCTGGCGCACTGTCTCGGCGGTCAGCATCACGCGCCGGGCGCTGTGGTCAAAGTAGCGCTCAAGCGAGCCCAGCGCATCGCGCAGGTCGCTCTGCGCGGTGTCGAACTGCCGCGACAGCAGCGCCAGGCGGGCGTTGAGCAGGCGCAGCTTGAGGTTCTCCCGCAGGAACCAGGCCTGCTCGGGCGCCACCAGCATGGCCTCGGGGGCATCGATGCGGGTCACCCGCACCAGGTCGCGCACCTCTTGCCAAATGCGGCCGGTGACGGCCAGCCAGCCGTCGCGCACCGGCGTCCACCACTGCACCCAGGCGGGCTCGGCCGGCACCGAGGCGGCGCCCGAGGCCGCACGCGCCGCGGCCGCGCCCTTGGCCGCCGCGCTGGCGGCGGCACTGGCGGTGGCGCCAGCCTGGTGGTTGCGCCGCTCGATCTGCGCCGTGAGCGGCAGCTCGTCGACGGTGCGGATGGCCTCGTCGAGCCGGATGGTCAGGCTGGCGATGTCGGTCACGGCCACGGCGCGAACACGGTCAAGGTCGCGCGCGATGGCGCGGCGCACGCGCTCGAGCCGCGGCTGGTTCATGCGTGCCAGGCGGTCTTCGGCCTGGCGCAGCGCGGCGGTGAGCGGCTCGGCGCTGCCGGTGATGGCGCCCTGCTGCACGGCCACGCGCAGTGCGGCGTCGATGTCGGCCAGGGCGTTTTCGTCGCGCGAACGTGACAGCTGCTGGATCAGCTCTTCCAGCTGGGTGCGCTGCAGCGCGGTCTCGGACACCCGGGCGTCCAGCAGCGCCATCTTGGATTCGGTGGCCTGCACCGTGTCGAGCGCCTGGCGGGCCAGGGCGCGCGCTTCCACGGCCTGGCCCTGGCTGTCTTGCTGCCGGCGCACCAGCTCTTGCTCGAGTGCCTTGACCCGCTGCTGGCCCAGCAGCGCCAGCGTGAGCGACACCACCGCCACCGTGCCCACCAGGGCACCCACCGGCAGCGCCCAGCCCGGCAACATGGCGGCAGCCACCACCGGCACGGCGGCCGGCGGCGCGCCGGGGGCGGCGGCGGCAGACGCCACAGCAGCCGGCGCGGCGGGCGCGGCAGGCGTGGCGGCAGTGGGCGTTGCCGCGGCAGGCTCGGCGCGCGGCGGTTCGGCGGGGATATCGGTGTCGTTCACCATCGAAATCATTGTATCGACCGCCCCCTGCCCGCCGGGCCTGTGCCGCGCCATCAGGGGCCGCGGCGGGTCAAGCCTTGCGGCGCCGGGGCGTGGTCATCGGGCGCTGGTTGGCCCGACATCGGTCATCGGGCGCTGGTTGGCCCGGCATCGGTCATCGGGCGCTGGTTGGCCCGACATCGGTCATCGGGCGCCGGTTGGCCCGAATGGGCCCAGCGCATCGGCCACCGCCTGCGGCGAAGGCTGGATGCGCTGCACCTGCCCGAAACCGAGAGCCTGCGCCGCCGCCGCGATGCGCGGGTGGGTGGCCAGCGCCCGTGACCGCGACCAGTCGGCGCCCGGGGCCAGCTGGCGCAGGTGGCCGGCGGCCTCGCTGCTGCTGAACAGCCAGGCGAAAGCCTGTGGCTCTTGCAGCGCCTCGGTCAGCCACTGCTGCTGCGCCACGCCCAGCACCGGCGCCGTGCGCCGGTAGGCGGCCACAAAGGCCACCGTGGCGCCCGCCGCGCGCAGGGTGTCGGCCAGCCAGTCGCGCCCGCCTTCGCCGCGCACCACCAGCACCGAGGCCTCCTGCCAGTGGCGGCGCGTCTGCAGGCAGCGCCACAGCGCCTCGGCGTCGAACTGCGCGCTGTCTTCGGGCGGGGTCACCACGGCCGCGTCAGGCACGCCGGCGTCGCGCAAGGCGCGGGCGGTGCCGGGGCCGGTGCTGCCGGCCCACACGCCAGCTGGCCAGGCCGCTGGCGGGCCATCGGCCCCCTGCCCGCCCGAAGCGCCCGCCGCCAGCGGCCGCCACCGGAAGAAGCTGGCCACCGCGCTGGGGCTGACAAACATCACCAGCTGCTGCGCCGGCACCGTGGCCCAGACCGCGGCCACCGCCGCGCCATCGGCCGCATCGGCAATGGCCAGCAGCGGCAGTGCACGCGCGCCCAGGCCCAGCGCCTGCAAGCGCGCCACCCACTCATCGGCCTGCGGTTGCGGCCGCGTGACCAGCACGCAGGGCGCCGATGCAGGCATGGGCGGTGCGGGCGGCCGGTCTTCAGGGGATGCGGGCAGGCTCATGCCAGTCGGGCGGTGGCTCGGGCGATGGCTCGGGCGATGGCTCGGGCGGTGGCTCGGGTGTCAGTGCGGGGGCATGGCGGCTGGCCGGTGCGGGGGCATGGCAGCAGGCCAGTGACCGGTGGCCGTCGGCCAGCCGCTGCGATC
This portion of the Aquabacterium sp. OR-4 genome encodes:
- a CDS encoding uroporphyrinogen-III C-methyltransferase → MNDTDIPAEPPRAEPAAATPTAATPAAPAAPAAVASAAAAPGAPPAAVPVVAAAMLPGWALPVGALVGTVAVVSLTLALLGQQRVKALEQELVRRQQDSQGQAVEARALARQALDTVQATESKMALLDARVSETALQRTQLEELIQQLSRSRDENALADIDAALRVAVQQGAITGSAEPLTAALRQAEDRLARMNQPRLERVRRAIARDLDRVRAVAVTDIASLTIRLDEAIRTVDELPLTAQIERRNHQAGATASAAASAAAKGAAAARAASGAASVPAEPAWVQWWTPVRDGWLAVTGRIWQEVRDLVRVTRIDAPEAMLVAPEQAWFLRENLKLRLLNARLALLSRQFDTAQSDLRDALGSLERYFDHSARRVMLTAETVRQVAGQARQLNLPRPDETLAALAAAQAGR
- a CDS encoding uroporphyrinogen-III synthase, whose translation is MSLPASPEDRPPAPPMPASAPCVLVTRPQPQADEWVARLQALGLGARALPLLAIADAADGAAVAAVWATVPAQQLVMFVSPSAVASFFRWRPLAAGASGGQGADGPPAAWPAGVWAGSTGPGTARALRDAGVPDAAVVTPPEDSAQFDAEALWRCLQTRRHWQEASVLVVRGEGGRDWLADTLRAAGATVAFVAAYRRTAPVLGVAQQQWLTEALQEPQAFAWLFSSSEAAGHLRQLAPGADWSRSRALATHPRIAAAAQALGFGQVQRIQPSPQAVADALGPFGPTGAR